Below is a window of Undibacterium sp. YM2 DNA.
GCATTGTATTCCTGTTCGGGAAGACTAAGCGCAAATGGCCTTTTTGAAAGAATAAAGTGTGAAGTATCTGTATTATTTATTTGACTGCTGTTTCTTCCGTTGCCTTGTCGTCTTTCTTCTCGTCTGGCGGTGGATCTTTAGGCATAGGTTTGCGCGGCAGCATCTCATTGCGGTTGGCGGCATGGGCGACGAAGCTCGCCAGTATCATCGAAGCCTGGGTCAGGTCGCTCTTTTGTACCTTGTCATACACATCCATGCTGGAGTGATGGGTGCGGCTGAAGTAATCCATATCATCCTGCACGAACTGGAAACCAGGTACGCCAACGCGGTCGAAGCTCACATGGTCGGTGCTGCCAGTATTGCGTAGTGTCGTCGTGGTTGCCCCAACATCATTGAATGGTGCCAGCCAGGCATCGAAAATCGGTTTTAAGGTCGCATTGTTTTCTGCATAGATGCCACGGATTTTACCGCCGCCATTATCGAGGTTGAAGTAGGCAGAAATCTTGCTGTGCATGGGTTTGATGCTGAGCGGCCCGGTGGGTTTGCGTGCAAAAGTCGGCAGTTCAAGTTCCTTGGGGTCAGTTGGTTCAGGGCGGGACGCTATCCATTTATTGACATAGGCACGTGAACCCAGCAAGCCCTGTTCTTCACCACCCCACAGGGCGATGCGTATGGTACGGCGTGGCTTGAAGCCGGTGGCCTTCAATAGACGCACAGCTTCCATCGCCATGGCAACACCGGCGGCATTGTCGGTGGCTCCGGTGCCGCCATGCCAGGAATCGAGATGGGCGCCGAGCATGACGATCTCGTCTTTTTTATCTGTGCCCGGGATTTCTGCCAGCACATTGATGGCCGCTTCCGGGTCTTCATCGCTGAACGTGGCTTTGACGTCAATTTCCAGTTCCA
It encodes the following:
- a CDS encoding M20/M25/M40 family metallo-hydrolase — encoded protein: MRILQVLCGTALIATSFSGQLALAASEEKIDLELITRLRDEAMNRSKAQEILGTLTDEIGPRLTGSPALRKAGDWTRSKFGEWGLQNIHSESFAPFGRGWTLEKTTLRMVAPSQVDLYAIPKAWTPGTNGLQRGKLIIAKMTADEDLPKWKGKLAGAIVLLDEPLPIKPHVKADAHRYTHDELSELSKIDFEPAASRRGDIQTYLKRFAFAKKLRTFLAEEKVLAALNVTRGEDGTIFVQEGGSYKKDEVTGPPTLVVASETYNRLYRLVDKKKDVELEIDVKATFSDEDPEAAINVLAEIPGTDKKDEIVMLGAHLDSWHGGTGATDNAAGVAMAMEAVRLLKATGFKPRRTIRIALWGGEEQGLLGSRAYVNKWIASRPEPTDPKELELPTFARKPTGPLSIKPMHSKISAYFNLDNGGGKIRGIYAENNATLKPIFDAWLAPFNDVGATTTTLRNTGSTDHVSFDRVGVPGFQFVQDDMDYFSRTHHSSMDVYDKVQKSDLTQASMILASFVAHAANRNEMLPRKPMPKDPPPDEKKDDKATEETAVK